A part of Alistipes sp. ZOR0009 genomic DNA contains:
- a CDS encoding sigma-54-dependent transcriptional regulator, whose amino-acid sequence MATTETILIVDDSKSVLEALSLLLKPHFATIKTLFNPEELHSTLHRHHADVILLDMNFKAGINNGNEGLFWLNQILKYSPSSSVVMMTAYGDVELAVKAIRQGAIDFIVKPWSNQKLIETLKSAARLSQSKQKIKVQNRDTGKELPLLVARSMSFSRVLNLIAKIAATEANVLITGENGTGKEVVAREIHRQSARSEKPMVSVDMGAIPETLFESELFGHKKGAFTDAHTDRVGKIETASNSTLFLDEIGNLSKSAQSKLLSALQNRTIVRVGDNAPIPVNMRLVCATNSNLWNMVGEGSFREDLLYRINTIHLEIPPLRERREDIEPLALHFLQQYCQKYEKNNLTFSRDALQKLTQYGWPGNIRELQHAVEKAVILSKEDVITGDEFTLTTPATLPTSFTGTLEDMEKRLIRNAIERNAGNMSAVAAELGITRQTLYNKVKKYEL is encoded by the coding sequence ATGGCAACCACCGAAACAATACTAATTGTTGATGATAGCAAGAGCGTTTTAGAAGCACTTTCGTTGCTTCTAAAACCTCACTTTGCTACAATAAAAACTCTTTTCAATCCAGAGGAGCTACATTCGACCCTTCATCGGCATCATGCTGATGTGATTCTCCTTGACATGAACTTTAAGGCTGGAATAAACAACGGAAACGAAGGGCTTTTTTGGCTTAACCAGATACTAAAATACTCGCCATCATCTTCGGTTGTTATGATGACGGCCTACGGAGATGTGGAGCTTGCAGTAAAAGCTATTCGCCAAGGGGCTATCGATTTCATCGTAAAACCATGGAGCAACCAAAAGCTAATCGAAACGCTGAAGTCTGCAGCAAGACTGAGCCAATCGAAGCAGAAAATCAAAGTTCAAAATAGGGATACAGGTAAGGAACTCCCTCTTCTTGTTGCACGCTCCATGTCATTCTCCCGAGTGCTTAATTTAATTGCAAAAATTGCAGCAACAGAGGCCAACGTGCTAATTACAGGTGAAAATGGAACGGGCAAGGAAGTTGTCGCCCGCGAAATCCATCGACAATCGGCTCGATCAGAAAAACCAATGGTAAGCGTAGATATGGGAGCCATCCCCGAAACCCTATTCGAGAGCGAACTTTTTGGGCATAAAAAGGGAGCCTTTACCGATGCCCATACCGATAGGGTTGGGAAAATTGAAACAGCATCGAATTCTACCCTGTTTCTCGACGAGATTGGAAATCTCTCAAAATCGGCACAATCCAAGCTACTTTCCGCGCTTCAAAATAGAACAATAGTTCGCGTAGGAGACAATGCGCCGATTCCTGTAAATATGCGATTAGTATGTGCTACAAATAGTAACCTATGGAACATGGTCGGCGAAGGTTCCTTTCGCGAAGATTTACTTTACCGCATAAATACAATCCACCTAGAAATACCTCCGCTAAGAGAGCGACGAGAAGACATAGAACCTCTTGCTCTCCACTTTTTGCAGCAATACTGTCAGAAATATGAAAAGAATAACCTCACCTTCTCGCGAGATGCATTACAGAAGCTGACGCAATACGGCTGGCCGGGAAACATTAGAGAGCTACAGCATGCCGTTGAAAAAGCGGTAATTCTCTCGAAGGAGGATGTTATTACAGGAGATGAATTTACCCTCACAACACCAGCAACACTCCCAACATCTTTTACTGGGACACTGGAAGATATGGAAAAACGGCTTATACGAAACGCTATCGAACGCAATGCAGGCAACATGTCGGCTGTAGCTGCAGAATTAGGCATTACAAGACAAACGCTCTACAATAAAGTAAAGAAATATGAGCTTTAG
- a CDS encoding cyclic-phosphate processing receiver domain-containing protein, translating to MKTYKVFLDDYRDPRDLYPQMDNEIYLEQNWLVVRSYEEFTTYIEEYHRRGAFPRFISFDSRIATLQFVDVDADSVELFVERTGADCAGWLADFAARHRLSLPLYAVHSASEEGEQAIASKLRL from the coding sequence ATGAAGACATATAAAGTTTTTTTAGACGACTATAGAGACCCTCGTGACTTATATCCTCAAATGGATAACGAAATTTACCTAGAGCAAAATTGGCTGGTTGTTCGTAGTTACGAAGAGTTTACCACTTATATTGAAGAGTACCATCGCCGAGGAGCCTTTCCTCGTTTTATTTCATTTGATAGCCGTATTGCAACATTGCAGTTTGTTGATGTTGATGCCGATTCTGTCGAGTTGTTTGTGGAGCGTACAGGTGCTGATTGTGCAGGTTGGCTTGCTGATTTTGCTGCCAGACATCGGCTAAGTTTACCTCTATATGCTGTTCACTCTGCTAGCGAGGAGGGAGAGCAGGCAATTGCATCGAAGCTAAGATTGTAA
- a CDS encoding cytochrome b/b6 domain-containing protein, with protein MKTIVWTQPSRIFHWYIATGFVLAYSLSDYIQVHAAIGLSVGVILLFRIIWGVMGPRYSRFTDFPISLRRIKALVLNPKEEERKYTGHNPLAALVMLLLIADGIAVAITGLVTALSDDSAFFGTALFSNYEGHKETHELLVNLLIVLAISHLLGLGASHLHNREMEVSKSMFTGFKRMHGINANLTLLQKIIALAAALTTIATLTVVLIQ; from the coding sequence ATGAAAACGATTGTTTGGACACAACCCAGCCGAATCTTTCACTGGTACATCGCTACAGGGTTTGTATTGGCCTACAGCCTCAGCGACTACATACAAGTACATGCTGCCATAGGGCTTAGCGTTGGAGTAATTCTTCTTTTTCGCATCATTTGGGGCGTAATGGGACCTCGGTATTCGCGCTTTACCGATTTCCCAATATCGCTGAGAAGAATTAAAGCGCTAGTTTTAAATCCAAAGGAAGAAGAACGTAAATATACGGGACACAACCCGCTAGCAGCACTAGTTATGCTTCTTCTAATTGCTGATGGCATCGCTGTAGCCATAACAGGTCTAGTTACCGCACTCTCGGATGATAGCGCATTTTTTGGGACCGCCCTATTCAGCAACTATGAAGGGCATAAAGAAACGCATGAACTTTTAGTAAACCTACTTATCGTACTGGCCATCTCCCACCTTTTGGGGCTTGGAGCCAGCCACCTACACAATCGAGAGATGGAAGTAAGCAAATCTATGTTTACCGGATTCAAGCGCATGCACGGAATAAATGCAAACCTTACATTACTACAAAAGATAATTGCACTAGCTGCAGCGCTTACAACAATAGCAACTTTGACGGTAGTCCTAATCCAATAA
- a CDS encoding sensor histidine kinase has translation MSFSKNYNFQVLYYVGATTITSACTTTAIVLHWGIVPIGLLLLLLILSILKLCRFIQQINEQVFYFVKAVENNDTSILFPSKIGNPTVDKLYEALNRLNKHLNRVKVDSQLQEKYFEHILSQVEVGVILFSKKGIVRQANAAALRLFQIPVLTHLHQLDKVYNELSTQLLLLPESSKQLLSITIKEVSVQIVLQKTPILISNTPFYLLTLQDIRGELERKEIEAWVKLIRVLNHEITNSLTPVTSLSESLYTSWKQNQEKPDQPLIETTIKGLNVIEERSRSLVSFVNSYRMLTKIPKLELHEIAIEDFMSRISILASPYRSSTISITVEPPTSTFKFVADESMLVQVMLNLIKNGIEAIGSKGGAIKINAYPQNGKVAITVEDNGAGIPQGIADEIFTPFFTTKDFGSGIGLSYSKQIIRAHKGCLNFTSSHGNTRFTIEI, from the coding sequence ATGAGCTTTAGCAAGAACTACAACTTTCAAGTACTATATTATGTTGGAGCAACAACAATCACGTCTGCATGTACAACTACAGCAATAGTTTTACATTGGGGTATAGTGCCTATAGGGCTACTGTTGCTGCTTCTAATCCTGTCAATCCTAAAACTCTGCCGATTTATACAGCAGATAAACGAACAGGTATTTTATTTTGTTAAAGCGGTAGAAAATAACGACACCAGCATTCTATTTCCCTCTAAAATTGGAAATCCTACGGTTGATAAACTTTACGAAGCCTTAAACCGATTAAATAAACATCTTAACCGAGTGAAAGTCGATAGCCAACTCCAAGAAAAGTACTTTGAGCACATTCTATCGCAGGTTGAAGTTGGCGTAATTCTTTTTAGCAAAAAAGGAATTGTCCGCCAAGCAAACGCAGCAGCACTTCGACTATTTCAAATACCGGTGCTTACCCACCTCCATCAGCTAGATAAGGTTTACAATGAGCTGTCAACACAACTTCTGTTGCTACCTGAAAGTAGCAAGCAGCTTCTATCCATCACAATAAAAGAGGTAAGCGTACAAATAGTGCTACAAAAAACACCTATCCTTATTTCCAACACTCCGTTCTACCTGCTAACGCTTCAGGATATTAGAGGGGAACTCGAACGTAAAGAAATTGAAGCATGGGTTAAGCTTATTCGAGTACTAAATCACGAAATAACAAATTCGCTTACCCCCGTTACTTCCCTATCGGAGTCACTCTATACGTCATGGAAGCAAAATCAGGAAAAGCCCGACCAGCCACTTATAGAGACCACAATCAAAGGACTTAATGTTATAGAAGAACGAAGCCGCTCGCTTGTTAGCTTTGTAAACTCCTACCGAATGCTTACCAAAATACCAAAGTTGGAACTCCATGAGATTGCCATTGAAGATTTCATGAGCCGAATTAGCATCCTAGCATCGCCATATCGTTCCAGCACAATATCAATTACCGTAGAGCCTCCAACATCAACATTCAAATTCGTAGCAGATGAGTCGATGCTCGTACAAGTTATGCTTAACCTAATAAAAAACGGAATCGAAGCTATTGGCTCGAAAGGTGGTGCTATAAAAATAAACGCTTACCCTCAGAATGGTAAAGTAGCGATTACTGTCGAAGATAATGGAGCAGGAATACCGCAAGGAATTGCTGACGAAATCTTCACCCCATTCTTTACAACAAAAGATTTCGGTTCTGGTATTGGATTAAGCTACTCGAAACAAATTATTCGGGCACACAAGGGCTGCCTAAACTTTACCTCAAGCCATGGAAATACCCGATTCACTATTGAAATATAA
- a CDS encoding CidA/LrgA family protein: MIYGLFVIFLFLTIGNLLSDLIGGFIPGSVIGMLLLFASLLLKIVKADDIRPSATTLTSNMALFFLPAGVGVITATAILEKFWASILISSIISTVLIIVAVAWIQQKMEKWRQ; this comes from the coding sequence ATGATTTACGGACTTTTTGTAATTTTTTTGTTCTTAACCATTGGTAACCTACTCAGCGACCTCATTGGAGGCTTTATCCCAGGAAGTGTTATCGGAATGCTCCTCCTTTTTGCATCGCTTTTACTTAAAATTGTAAAGGCTGATGATATCAGACCAAGCGCCACCACGCTTACAAGCAATATGGCGTTATTCTTTTTGCCTGCTGGAGTTGGGGTCATTACGGCTACCGCCATCCTCGAAAAGTTTTGGGCATCAATCCTTATTTCAAGCATAATTAGTACCGTCCTAATTATTGTAGCAGTTGCTTGGATTCAACAAAAAATGGAAAAATGGAGACAGTAA
- a CDS encoding radical SAM protein: protein MEDQGFEDIPFLSNVGMMLTYKCTIACSHCIVKAGPNRKEEMLLEDAFRWIDELRSYRNGYIRGISLTGGEPFYNVENLAAISSYAANRRFVVSVVSNAYWAETREEALRVLSRCSSIQMLSVSADVGHQTFIPLANVRNAIWAAKKRGILYDIAVATPSEADVEYLRLRDELLDFVDEDQIHVTVTLPVGRASETMDDGQLVLSSEPSKAACSMASYPIIFPNGNVIACIGPPITLPAGHPLFLGNLKKESLAALFDRSETNIILHAIRTFGPRVLVNLLLESRYAHLLPRQYVEDATCDVCFRLFSSRHIVEALTSLIADPEFINNVAYGRNYFLGEKEMLGLIQ from the coding sequence ATGGAAGATCAAGGATTTGAGGATATTCCGTTTCTCAGTAATGTAGGAATGATGCTTACGTACAAATGTACAATAGCATGCTCTCATTGCATTGTTAAGGCAGGTCCGAACAGGAAGGAGGAGATGTTGCTGGAGGATGCCTTTAGGTGGATTGATGAGCTTCGATCGTATAGGAATGGTTATATTAGGGGAATCTCGTTAACAGGAGGTGAACCTTTTTACAATGTAGAAAACCTTGCTGCCATTTCATCCTATGCTGCTAATCGACGATTTGTTGTGTCGGTGGTGAGTAATGCCTATTGGGCCGAAACTCGGGAAGAGGCCTTGAGGGTGCTTTCTCGTTGTAGCTCCATTCAAATGCTTTCGGTAAGTGCCGATGTTGGTCATCAAACTTTTATTCCTCTTGCCAATGTTCGTAATGCTATTTGGGCCGCCAAAAAAAGGGGGATACTATATGATATAGCAGTTGCTACTCCATCAGAAGCAGATGTGGAGTATCTTAGGCTTAGGGATGAACTTCTTGATTTTGTGGATGAAGATCAAATTCATGTGACGGTGACACTCCCAGTTGGGCGTGCTTCCGAAACGATGGATGATGGCCAGCTTGTGCTATCGTCAGAGCCTTCAAAGGCGGCCTGCTCGATGGCCAGCTACCCAATCATTTTCCCAAATGGGAATGTGATTGCGTGTATAGGACCTCCAATAACCCTACCTGCTGGGCATCCGTTGTTTTTAGGGAATCTAAAAAAGGAATCGTTGGCAGCGTTGTTTGACAGGTCAGAAACAAATATAATACTCCATGCTATTCGCACCTTTGGACCAAGGGTGTTGGTTAATCTTTTATTGGAAAGCCGTTATGCTCATTTGCTACCTCGGCAGTATGTGGAGGATGCAACTTGCGATGTTTGTTTCCGGCTGTTTAGTAGTAGGCATATAGTGGAGGCATTAACAAGCCTGATAGCAGATCCTGAATTTATTAATAATGTAGCCTACGGACGGAACTATTTTTTGGGAGAGAAGGAGATGCTTGGTTTGATACAATAG